CGTTGATCACCTGCATCGTGTTCTCGTAGTTGGAGGCATCGATGTTGGGGGCTGAAGTTTCCCTACAGGAAAAGAGCATCTGGAGATTCGGATCTTCACTACAGCCGAACTGTTGTTCGAGTTTAAAGCCGCAACTCTCGGCCAGCATTTTGAGACTGGAGGGTGTGAAATTATGAATATGAGCGTAATGGAACATTTTGCTGCGACGGGCGAAGGGAGCCGCGATGTTCGGGCATTCGACGTAGAACTGTCCGTCGTCGGCCAGCATGCTGCGAATGTATTCCAGAGCGCGACGCGGCGAGTTGAAGTGCTCAATCACATGGATCAGCAGCACGAGTTCGCGGCTGTGGTCGCGGGGTTGTTCAAACAGATCGCCACGCACGACGTTGGTCAGCAGCTTCTGTTGCGAGTAGGTTTGAAAGCCTTCGCCCGGTTCGATGCCGCTGGCAGCGTGGCCGTTCAATTCGAAGACTTTGACGGTGCAGCCGATGCCGGCTCCGACTTCGAAGACTTTGGCGTTGGGCTCAATGTGGGACTGAAGTTGACTGAAAATGCGTTCGCCATTTTTCCAGGCCCGCATCACACGGCGGTCAGACGGGGTCATTTCGCCGTGATAGCTCTGGCGGTATTCGGTGGCATAATAACGGGCGAGTTCTTCGTCGGTCGGGATTTGACCGTGGGCGACGAGGCCGCAAGTTTTGCAGATCACGGATTCCAGGGGGTTCCCGTGCCGATCCCGGTTGCCAATTTGTTCAAACTCGGTTCCCGCACAAAGATCGCACTTTTTTTCTGCCATTTGATTCACCGTTTTTTAAGCCAGATGCCTATGATACTTTTGCTGCTCCCGACTCGGACCGCCGCCTGGGTGGGAGTCGTATGGATCAGAACGGCGTGAACACTAATCGGAGAGGGAAATCAGGTCAAGATGAATCATTCCAAGGCTATTTCTCAGGCGGGTTTAGTGAGATTATTCGGAATGGGATGGATGTATTTCGGACCGGAGTGAGAATCGCTGTAAAGGGTGTCGTAGGATTGTGTTTCCGGGCTCGGGCATGTACTCTAGTGACCGTTGGCCCATTCGGAATGCCAGTCAGAATTGAACATCAATCAAGCCATCAAACTTAATGTATACAAAGAGTTAGGAAGATTTATGTCTGAGGGTAAAATCAAAAAGCTGCTCGTTGCCAATCGTAGTGAAATTGCCATTCGTATTTTTCGAAGTACGCACGAATTGGGAATCCGCACGGTCGGGATCTATACCCATGAAGACCGCTATGCCCTGCACCGCACGAAAGCCGATGAAGCGTATCAGATTGGCAAACCCGGGCATCCGGTGAAATCGTATCTCGATATTGATGCGATCATCACGTTGGCCAAGCAGAAAAAGATTGATGCGATTCACCCGGGTTACGGGTTTCTCTCAGAAAATGCCGAGTTCGCACAGGCGTGTGAAGACGCCGGGATTATCTTTGTTGGTCCCCGCGTGGAAACATTGAAAGCGCTGGGAGACAAAATCTCGGCTCGAAAAATTGCGGACAAAGTCGGTGTTCCCGTGCTGGGGGGAAGTGGCGAAGCGATTACCGATGTTGCCTCGGGGCGGCAGACGGCGATCGACATTGGTTTCCCGATTATTCTGAAAGCAGCACACGGCGGCGGTGGCCGCGGGATGCGGGTGGTTCAGAAAGAAGAAGATTTCGACCAGGCTTACGAGCTGGCACGCAGTGAATCGCTGTCGGCTTTTGGCAGCACGGATGTATTCGTCGAGAAATTCATCTCGCGCGCCCGACATATTGAAGTCCAGCTTCTCGGCGACAAGCATGGCGGACTCGTGCATCTTTACGAACGCGACTGTTCGGTTCAGCGACGTCACCAGAAGGTGGTGGAAATTGCACCGGCCCCAAACCTTGATCCTGCTGTGCGCGAAGCCTTGTGTGAAGCCGCTTTGAAAATTGGTCGGAGTGTGAACTACGAACTGGCGGGAACCGTTGAGTTTCTGCTGGACGCCGATACGAATCAGTTTTACTTCATCGAAGTCAATCCGCGTATCCAGGTTGAGCATACAGTGACTGAAGAAGTCACTGGCGTGGACATTGTGAAATCACAAATCCTGCTGGCCCAAGGGGCGAAGCTGAATGACCCGGGAATCCGCATCAACTCTCAGGAAGAATTGCAAACACACGGGTTCGCGCTGCAGTGCCGGGTGACGACGGAAGATCCGACGAACAACTTCATGCCCGACTACGGTCGCGTGGCGCATTACCGTTCTGCGAGCGGAATGGGTGTGCGTCTGGATGCAGGGACGGCGTTCTCGGGTGCGATGGTGTTCCCGTATTACGATTCGCTGCTGGTGAAAGTCACCACGTGGGCCCGCACCTTTAAAGATGCGGCGGCCCGAACAGAGCGTTGTTTGCAGGAGTTTCGAATTCGTGGCGTGAAGACAAACATTCCGTTCGTGCTGAAACTGATCACACACCCGACGTTTCTGAACGGCGAATGTTATACCCGATTCATTGATGATACGCCGGAGCTGTTCAAGTTTCCGAAGCGGCACGACCGGGCAACCAAGCTGTTAACGTATCTGGCTGAGACCATCGTCAACGGCAATGCGATGGTGAAGGATCGTCCCAAAGCAGTTCGACGAACGCCGGCACCACTTCCCGAATACAACAAAAAAGAACTGTCTCCCCCGGATGGTATGCGGCAGAAGCTGCTGGAGCTGGGTGCGGAGAAATTCGGCAAGTGGATTCTGGATCAGAAAGAACTGCTGCTGACCGACACGTCGTTCCGCGACGCACATCAGTCTTTGTACGCGACGCGTTTCCGTACTCACGACATGCTGCAGATTGCGGAAGTGTATGCACACAATTGCCCGCAGTTATTCTCACTGGAAATGTGGGGCGGTGCGACGTTCGATACATCGATGCGGTTTCTGAAAGAATCGCCCTGGCAGCGACTGGCTGAGATGCGAACCCGCGTGCCGAACATTCTGTTCCAGATGTTGATTCGGGCTTCGAGTGCCGTCGGTTATACGAACTACCCGGATAATGTCGTGCGTGCCTTCGTCAAAGAAGCCGCCGATGCGGGTATCGATGTGTTCCGCGTGTTCGATGCACTCAACTGGGTGCCGAACATGAAAGTGGCGATGGAAGAAGTGCAGAAGAGTGGTGCGATCTGCGAAGCCAGCATCTGTTATACGGGTGATATTCTCGATCCTTCCAAGACGAAGTACGATCTGAAGTATTACGTGAATATGGCCAAAGAGCTGGAGAACATGGGCGCACATATTCTGGCTATTAAAGATATGGCGGGACTCTGTAAGCCTTATGCCGCCGAGCTGCTGGTGAAAACGCTGAAGCAGGAAATCGGCATTCCGATTCACTTTCACACCCATGATACAAGCGGCGGACAGGCGGCTTCGATTGCGAAAGCAGCGGAAGTCGGTCTGGATATCGCCGATGGTGCAGTGCCTTCAATGTCGGGTGGAACATCACAGCCGAACCTGACAACGGTGATTGAAGCACAGCGATTCACGGAACATGAGCCGACGATTGAAGTCGAACATCTGGACGAGATTTCAGAATACTGGCGTGCGGTTCGCAATTTCTATACGGCGTTTGAGAGCCCTGTTTTACCAGCGGGTGCAAACTTGTACGAGCATCAAATGCCCGGCGGTCAATATACGAACCTGCTGCAGCAGGCGCAGTCGCTGGGGCTGGGTGATCGCTGGTCGGAAGTTTGTCATGTGTATGCAGAAGTGAATCAGCTACTGGGTGACATCGTGAAGGTGACGCCGACTTCGAAAGCCGTGGGTGACATGGCGCTGTTCCTGGTTGCCAATGATCTGAGTTGTGATGATGTGATGACTTCAGATCGGGATCTGGCGTTTCCGGAATCGGTGCTGGATTTGATCAGCGGACGCATGGGACAGACGCCGGGGGGGTTCCCGGAAGACGTGCAGAAGAAAATCTTGCGTGGCGAAGCGCCGTTAACCGAACGCCCGGGAAGTATTCTTCCACCGGCCGATTTTGAAGACGCAGCCAAAGTGGTTGAGAAAATGATCCACCGCACGCCGACGGATCAGGAAGTGGTGACTTACCTGCTGTATCCCAAAGTCTACGAAGATTTCGCTGCACACCAAAAAGCGTATTACGATACGAGTGGTCTGCCGACGTATGCGTTCTTCAACGGACTGGAGCCGGAAGAAGAAGTCTCCGTTGATATTGCACCTGGTAAGACGCTGATTATTAAATTTCTTGCCGTCGGAAAACCACAAACCGATGGATGCCGGACGGTGTTCTTTGAACTGAATGGTCAGCCACGCGAAGTTGTGATCGTGGATAAATCATTGAAGCCGCAAGGTGATTCGCGACGCCGCGCGGACTCGGGTGATCCCAAACAGATTGGCGCTGTGATGCCTGGTGTGATTGTTTCGCTGACAGTGAAAGTTGGTAGCAAGGTGAAAGCCGGCGATCAACTGCTGATGCTGGAAGCGATGAAGATGCAGACAAGTGTGATCTCAGAGCAGGATGGAGTGGTGAAAGAGATCGTTGCAGAACCGGGCACGCAGGTGGAATCGGGAGATCTGCTGATCGTACTGGAGTAGATTTCGACTCTGTTGCATCGATCTAAATATGCATGAGGTATGGGGAATCTTCCCCATACCGTGTTGAAGTGCAGGATTTTACTACAGGCATATACCTCATTCAGGTGTAGGTGATTTTGCTCTTTTTGCATCACACTTCAACAGTGTTATTTTGATTGGCCCCGGGCAGTACTCATCCTATTTTGCCTAGCCGCACCAGCGTTGCTCTCTTCGGATTGGATACCGCAAAAACAAGATCCATTTTGTCATCAAAGACCAGAGAAATTTAACACTGGATCAAATCAGCGCCGATAGATTAGTTAACAGGTAATCTTTACCAGCCTTTCTCTGGTAGAGACTCACTTCTCAACGAGAACAAAAGAACATAAACATTTTTGATTTGGTTCTTAAATCTAATTGGAGCACTCGGCGAATGACTGGAGAGCGTGAAACGATCCAACCTCCACATTTTGTAATCTCAAGCGAGGGAGAGATTCTTGGAGAAGATACCCCTGAAAATCAGGAGCTCGTTCGCCGTGTTGTTGCCTGCGTGAATGCTTGTGACGGGATTACCACAGAGGAGTTGGAGAACGGCATTATTGAGGACATGCGACGTGTGATAGCACAGACAGCCCCTCTGTTGCAGGAACGCAGTCAGATGACGGATTTACTTCAACGGGAAATCCGTGCGGAAATTACGGCACGGCAAAAGAAGTCGTAAGCCTCAAGTCTCAGTTTGCGGTCCGTCTGATATAGCCGCTGATACGGACTTTAATCTTGCCTTTTGAACGATGACCAGCTGGCAAGTTCAGCCCGATCATGAGTATGCCATCATCTTTGGGTACATACTCAGCTTTCTCACCAATCTTGAAGGGTTTTCCCAGCTTACGTTTTCCTTTTTCCTGGGAAATCACAATACCCATCAGAGCCCCGGGAGGAATTCCTGCGGCCAGATCTTTCATCGGCGTGGCATCGGGCAATCCTTCGACGCTGGTTTTAACGTCAATCTCAAAGTCGTAGGCGCCTGTTGACTGAATGCGAACCATTTTTCCTTTCGCGATGAAACCGGCGGGAGTGCTCCAGTTGCGGGCGGCATCAATTTCGAAGTCAGAGGAATTGGATGACATCAGTTTTTCATTGAGCTGCTTGATCATCTCTTTCACACCGGGAACATCTTTTTTGATGCTGAGAATGGATTCCAGCATTTCGCGAGATTTCTCATAGTCGCCGGCATCCGAATATCTTCTGGCGATATCAGCCGACTGCCGGATAAAGCTGTCACGCAGTTTATCAGCCTGGACGTTGAGCTGTTTCACGTTTGTTTTTTTGCCTGAGGATTGTGCGTTGACGGGCTGCACGGCGATTCCTGCAAGTAACAAAGTCCCCACAATCAGACTCTGAATTCCCCGGTGATTTTTTAAGTTGGACACAATACCTTCCCCTACTGATTCAAAACGATGGTTGTCACTAATTCCATTATGATTGAGGATGAGAGTGTTCGCAATGAGAATTTGAAACAGCCCTGCTCTAACAGGAAAGAATTCTGTTAACCAGGGGGCCATTGCATGGAACGCCCGCCTAATAAATGCAGATGCAAATGATGGACTGTCTGCCCGCCTTCTGCGCCGGTATTGATAATTGTACGATACCCATTCTCCAGCCCTAACATTTCTGCGACTTTTCCCACTGTTAACATCAGGTGCCCTGCCAATTCCTGGTCTTCTATTTTCAGATGTGCCATTGATTGAACTTCCTGTTTGGGAATCACCAGCACATGAATGGGCGCCTGTGGATTGACATCCTTGAACGCCAGACAAAGCTCATCTTCGTAGACAATCTCAGCCGGGATTTCGCGATCAATGATTTTCTTGAAAATCGTTTTCTCACCTGCCATTTAACCTACATCCTTTCTGATTCATTCGCCGCTTTTTTGAAATTCTCTGAGAAAACAGTCAAAACGCTGCCCGAGAGACTCACGCTGCTTCGCGCGATCCTGCAATGCGTTTATTATATCCAATTCCGGATTGATTGACATCAACTACACGTATCTCGGCGCGAACCGGCAGCGACATTTTTTGATCGTCAGATTGTAGTGAGACTCTCAGGAAAACAGTTGCTTATAGACGCCAAAGCCACCTGCTAATAGCAGCCCCAGACAGGACAGAAACAGGAGCAGATCCCACAGTCGTCCGGGCGTGAGTCGTTTGTCGATTTTAGTATAACGCAGATAGATGGCAGCGATACCCAGCATCGGCAGCATGATGGCCTGCATCGTACCGGCGATCAATACCAGCCTGACGGGATTGGCGCCTGTCAGAAAGACCGCCAGACAAAGCAGCGGCAGAATCAGTGACATGACTTTGATCCAGTTTTGAACGGCATTGGGTTTGCTTTCATCGACCACTCCAAAGAATCGCAGGCCGTCCGAAAAGATGCGGGCATTCGCGGCGTTCGCGACCAGGAACGTGGAATAGAGCACAGCGATCGCGCCGACCAGGAACAGCCACTTGGCATAGGTTCCGAAGACGGGAACATAGGCTTCTGCCAGCGTGCTGACCATCCGCATGCCGTCGGGGTCTAAGCCTTCCTTATGCAGCACGGCGACTCCCATCAGATAAAAGGCGAGCGTAGCAAATGTGTAAATACACATCGAAGCGAACGCGTCGATTTTCATCACACGCATCCAGCCTTTGGCGCGGATCGCCCAGCTATTATCCTCCGAATGTTTGCCGGTAAAACGGGCGTAGCCCTTTTCCAGACACCAGTAGGGATACGCGATCAATTCCGTTGCCCCCACGCCGATAATCCCGAATGCCGCCAGTGCTGTCAGCAGAGGATTCATACCGCCTGTGGCTTCCGGAACTCCAAATGAGAGGCCGCGAATAATTTCTTCGGTAGAAATGGTCCAGACTTCGGACGTCTGGAGCGAGATGACATTGCCGATCGTGATGAAGGTAAACGAAACGACCAGAACCGTTGATAAATGCTCAATCAGATTATACCTGCCATAATACAACAGAAAGGCGGTTAAGATTGCAATCACTCCCGCCCAAATCTTGTCGTCCCAGGTTTGCGGTTCGATCAGTGACTTACCATTTTCGTCTTCCAGTTTTTCGTCGTCGCGAATTTTCTGGAGAATGAGCTGCCCTTCTGCCTGCAGCCGTTCGATTCGTTCTTTGAGCTTGGCATGCCCCCGTAGATAGCGTTCTCGTTCGGTCGGCGTCAATGCAGCCAGTGAATCTTTTTCATTCTTCAATGCTTCTTCGATTTCCAGATACTTGACAAATTCTTTCTCTGAGGGAACCTGAATTGCTTTGATGTAATCTCCCTGAATCGGCAGCGTCAATGCCAGCGCCTGTCCGACGCCGCCGACGATGCCTCCCAGTTGCCCGATCGTACACAGGCTCATAATCAGCCAGAACCAGAGAATCCAGTTGGGCGCCTTATTGGAAGTACGTAAGAATCCCAGACGAGGGCCGGGAACATGGTTTAAGGCAGCGAGTGTAGTTTCGCCGCGTGAGATGGAATAGCGTCCGAGTTCAATCTGGACGAAGACCTTAATCAGACAACCGACAATAATCAGCCATAACAGGGCAATTCCGGCCTGGGCACCGGTTTTAGTAGTGGCGATTAATTCGCCTGAGCCGACGATGCTCCCGGCAATAATCAACCCCGGGCCTAAGCGTTTCGTAATCCCCCACCAGTCGGTCGGAGCATCAATCGTTTCATTTACCTCGGAACCATTGGATGGATCGAGCGCGCTTTTCTCGTGTTGAGATTCCATCGTACTCCTGCTTCACCTTAGATTTCGACAGATGGGGTTATGTCGAAACACTACTCAGAGCCGTAAGAATTCAAACGGTATGAACTCTCGTCTTAATTATTTGAGTTGTTTTTCAGCAACTTCAATCGCTTTGAGCAACCCCTTTGCCTTGTTCAATGTTTCATAATATTCCGTTTCAGGAACACTGTCAGCAACGATCCCGGCGCCGGCCTGGACATAGGCCGTCGATCCCTGCATCACCAATGTTCGTAGTGCAATACACGTATCCATATTCCCGGTAAAATCGAGATATCCGACGGCTCCTGCATAAGGACCGCGTCGGTGTGGTTCAAATTCGTCAATGATTTCCATCGCCCGCACTTTCGGTGCCCCGGAGACGGTTCCGGCAGGCAGCCCCGCTCTCAATGCATCAAGGGCCGAACGATCTTCCGTGAGCATGCCTGTGACATTCGAAGTAATGTGCATGACATGAGAATAGCGTTCAACGACCATCACGTCAGAAAGTTCAACAGAACCGAATTCACACACGCGTCCGACATCGTTTCTTGCCAGATCGATCAGCATGACATGTTCGGCCCGTTCTTTCGGGTCGGCCAGTAATTCTTCCGCCAGGCGTTTGTCTTCTGCTTCTGTTTTCCCTCGTTTGCGTGTGCCTGCCAACGGCCTGATTGTGGTAAAACGATCTTCCACGCGGACCATAATTTCGGGAGAACTGCCAACCAGATCGACTTCAGGAGTTTTGAGCAAAAACATGAACGGGCTGGGATTCACTACACGCAGGCTGCGATAAATGTCAAGCGGCGTCGCTGCCGTTTCCAGCTTGAGACGCTGGCTCAAGACCACCTGAAAAATATCGCCAGCGACGATATATTCTTTACAGGCTTCAACGGCTGCTTCAAATTTGGGCTGCGTAAAGTTCGACGTCCATTCTAAATCGGGCTCGGCATGCGCATCGACGCTGATGTCGGCCATCTTCAGCACGGTTGCATCGCCGGATTGAAAACGTTCGCAAGTTTGATCGATTCGCTGACAGGCTGCCTGATAGGCGGCTTGTAATTCTGTTTCGCTCATCTCAGGCTGTAAGTGGGCATGCGCGACGACCAGAACAGTTTTATTTATCTGGTCGAAGACGACCATATGATCGTATAACGCAAAAGAGAGATCGGGCAGTTTGCGGTCATTCTCGGGAGCATTCGGTAGATTTTCCGAATAACGGACAACATCGTAGCCGGCATATCCAACGGCACCACCACAAAAACGAGGGAGCCCGGGCAACTCAGCCGCCTGGTACTGGTTGAGAATGGACTCCAGTTCTGCCAGGGGATCGTCGGCCGTTCGTTCTTCTGTCTGCCCGTTCTGCTGAATGACCATGCGTTGCTCATAAGCATCGACGGTCAAAAACGGATTAGCCCCCAGAAAGCTGTAGCGGCTGATTTGTTCTCCGCCGACTACACTCTCGAACAGAAAAGAATAAGGGCCCTTTTCCAAGAGTTGATACGCACTGACGGGAGTCAGCGTATCCCCGGTTAACTGCCGGTAAACGGGGACCAGGTTGGACTCTGTAGAAAGCCCTTTAAATGTTTCAAAATCTGGAACGTATTTCATGAATACTCTTAATTGCACTGTCTATGGATGAACAAGCATCCCGTTTTTCTAAGCCTTGTCGCGTTTTCTCTTATGAACATTTCCCATCCCGGAGACAAGTTGAGAGCAGGAACAGTTCTCAAAAATCTCCAAAAATAAAATAGGGGGCATCTGATTCAAGGTTTCAGGTATTTAAAATGTCGATTCACACGAGAGGAATGGTATTACTGGCACCCATCGCATAAAATGTCAGAGCAAGTCTGATCTTACAAAGCTTTCAATGAGAACGAACTGCATTGGACTTTGTTTTCAACGGCTGAATGAGTATGGTATTTGTTCCCTGAGTCTACACCGTTTGGGGATGAATGTCACGCGAGTTACAGTACAGGCACGAGACACAGTTTTGGACCTGTCGATTTGATCGAATTTCGTTAGTTAAAGGAGAACAAGGGTGAATTTGGACGCGTTCACTCGCACAAGTGGTGAATGGCTGAGAGGAATCGGTCCGGACTCGGATATTGTGATGTCCAGCCGAATTCGACTGGCCAGAAACCTCGCACAGTTCCCCTTTATTAATCGCTGTACAGAATCGACTCTGGGCGAGATCGAGCAGTTAATGCGCCCGATCATTACGTCGCTTCCCATGGAAGAAAAACTCTCCTATCTCGATGTCAACAAGCTAAGCAACCTGGATCGGCAGTTCATTGTGGAACGACAGCTGATCAGCCGCGAACACGCCGAACGAACCGGGCCGCGGGGCGTTGGTCTGGATAGCGAAGAAAACATAGGCATCATGGTCAACGAGGAAGACCATCTCCGACTGCAAGTACTTCGTAGCGGGTTTTCTCTGAATGAGTGCTGGGACACGATCAATCAAATCGATGATCTACTCGAACAGCAGGTGACTTATGCATTCAGTGAAGAATTTGGCTACTTGACTGCTTGCCCTACGAACGTGGGAACCGGCATCCGGGTGAGTGTGATGCTGCATCTGCCGGCACTGGTCATCACTAAAGAAATCCAGAAAGTTTTCCAGGCACTGCAGAAAATTAATCTGGCAGTACGCGGCCTGTATGGTGAAGGCAGTCAGGCGATGGGTGACTTCTATCAGATTTCCAATCAGGTCACGCTGGGGCAAACCGAGCAACAGTTGATTGACAGCATCAAGGAAGTCGTCCCGAATATTATTTCTTATGAGCGACGCGTCAGAAACTCGCTGATTAAAGAGAACCGCCAGGGGCTGCACGATCAGGTTTCACGCGCTTATGGAATTTTAAGCACCGCGCAGACGATTAGTTCAGAAGAAACCATGCATTTGCTTTCGAGCGTGCGGATGGGAGTCAATCTGGGCCTGATTGAAGACCTGCCGATTTCCGCCGTGAATGAGATGTTTATTTTCACACAACCAGCTCACTTGCAGAAACTGCAGGGAGGTGAACTGGAATCCAGCGAGCGAAATGCCGCCCGCGCGAATTATCTTCGCCAGCGAATCAGCGATGCCAGCAGTTCCCATTGAGGGCTGACCATGTTGGCAGAGCCACTGATTCGGGCCCGATAGAAATTCATCCGGTCTCAAGGTCGGAATTTGATTACATGCTCGACACAGGCTGGCGGGCAATGTTAAGATAGTATCGTGTTTTCAGGATGCTCTTTCCGAGACATTCTGATGCTTGGGGACAAATGAAACCCAGTTCACCAGACACTCTATAGACCTCACTATTTTCAACACCGTTTCCCATAAATAATCACTCGCCCTTATCAGCCGGGATACCACCATGCGAAAAACTGTCTGCGTTCTACTTACCCTCCTCGCATTTTCCATCAGCACTGTCAGCGCCCAGGAATTTCAGAATCTGTTCAACGGAAAAGACCTGAGCGGCTGGGCTGGAAAAGAAGGTTTCTGGACCGTTCAAAACGGTTCTATTGTTGGCGAAACAACGAAAGAAAAACCGGCTAAGCCGAACACCTTCCTGGTCTGGCAAGGAGGAGATGTCGGCGATTTTGAATTCAAGGCGACCGTCCGATTCAAAGGGAATAACTCCGGCGTTCAATATCGCAGTGAACTGGTTGACCCCGCCAACTTTGCATTGAAAGGTTATCAGGCCGACCTGCATCCGAAGCCAGAATACTTCGGAATGCTCTATGGCGAGCGAACCGGTCGCGGGATTATCGCACAACGCTTTCAACGCGTGGAAGCGGGCACCAAGGGGAAGCCGAGAGTCGTAGCCGAGATTGGCGATAAAAACCAACAGCTGACTGACTGGGACTGGAATGAAATTCGAATCGTCGCCGTTGGAAACCGCATGGTGCATCAAGTCAATGGCGTCAACACCATCGACCTGACCGATAATCATCCTGAAGCATTTTCCAAAGGTGTTCTCGGCCTGCAACTTCACGCCGGTCCTCCCATGCGGGTTGAATTCAAAGATATGCAATACCGACCGTTAGCCGGTGACGAAGCGGCTGCAGTTCTGAAAGCGGCAGTTGAGAACAAGAAGAAAGCCCCTGCGTCGAAGAAAACAACATCCAAAAAACGCATCCGGTTCGACTGGGTTTCTGAAAAACCGGCTCCGGTCTGGGTCTGGCGAACGAAGAATCCGACGGGCAATGAGCCAATCTACCTGCGTCAGAAATTCGAAGTCGCAGGTCCGATCAAAGCGGCAAAACTCTATTTCACCTGTGATAACCGGGCAACCGTCTGGATCAATGGCAAAGACGCCGGCACGGCGACCGACTGGGGTAATCCGGTGATGCTGAGCGATGCAAAAAAGCTGATTCAAACCGGGACAAATCAAATTGCGGTCCAGGCCAGGAACAACGGCGGTGTGGCTGCGTTTGTCTTGAAACTGGAAATCGAAACCGCCGACGGCAAAAAACAGTCGATTATTTCGACTCCCGAATGGAAACTGAGCGACTCAGCAACTAAAGACTGGCAACTCGCCCGCTTCGACGACTCCGCCTGGAAACTAAAGCTGAAAAAAATGGGAGACTTTGGCAGTGGGCCCTGGGGTAAGCCGGGAATCACAACCCGGAGCGGCGGCGTTGATCTTGAAGAACTGGCTGAGAACATCACGATTGCCAAAGACTTCAAAGTTGAGCTGCTCTATGAAGTGCCTGCCAATGAACAAGGAAGTTGGGTTTCACTGACGACGGACGGCAAAGGCCGCTTGCTGGCGAGCGATCAAGGCGACAAGGGGCTTTATCGCATCACCGTTACAGAAGGTGCTGAGGAACCACAGGTCGAAGTCGAAAAACTGCAGATCGATCTTTCCGGCGCTCAAGGCATGACCTGGCATAACGATGCACTCTACTTTCACAAAAACGGCGGCAACCTCTATAAAGTGACCGATACAAACGGGGATGATCAGTTCGACAAAGCCGAGGTCCTCCCCAGCGAACGCAGTGGCGGCGAACACGGAAACCATGCCGTAATTGTGGCTGAAGATGGAAAGCATCTTTACGTCATCGGCGGAAACCATGCTGCCTTACCACCACAAGATAGCATTGTTCGCTCACACGTTCCCACCTGGGACGAAGACTTGCTTTTACCACGCGAATGGGACGCAAACGGGCATGCCCGCGGCCGTCTCGCACCGGGGGGCTGGATTTCGAAATACTCTCCCGAAACACAACAACACGAACTTATTTCAACGGGTTACCGCAACCAGTACGACATTGCCCTCAACCGTTTCGGCGACCTCTTCACCTATGATGCCGATATGGAATGGGACCTGGGAACACCCTGGTATCGTCCGACCAGAATTAACTGTGCTGTCAGTGGTTCTGACTATGGCTGGCGCAGTGGTTCCGGAAAATGGCCCGAATATTACGAAGACAGTCTTCCGGCTGTCGTGAATATTGGCCCTGGTTGTCCGACCGGTGTAATTAGCGGACAGGGTGCGAAGTTTCCTGCCAAATATCAGGACGCAATTTTTGCACTTGACTGGACCTTCGGCACGATCTATGCCATCCACCTGACACCAGACGGTGCGGGTTACC
This window of the Gimesia fumaroli genome carries:
- a CDS encoding family 16 glycoside hydrolase; translation: MRKTVCVLLTLLAFSISTVSAQEFQNLFNGKDLSGWAGKEGFWTVQNGSIVGETTKEKPAKPNTFLVWQGGDVGDFEFKATVRFKGNNSGVQYRSELVDPANFALKGYQADLHPKPEYFGMLYGERTGRGIIAQRFQRVEAGTKGKPRVVAEIGDKNQQLTDWDWNEIRIVAVGNRMVHQVNGVNTIDLTDNHPEAFSKGVLGLQLHAGPPMRVEFKDMQYRPLAGDEAAAVLKAAVENKKKAPASKKTTSKKRIRFDWVSEKPAPVWVWRTKNPTGNEPIYLRQKFEVAGPIKAAKLYFTCDNRATVWINGKDAGTATDWGNPVMLSDAKKLIQTGTNQIAVQARNNGGVAAFVLKLEIETADGKKQSIISTPEWKLSDSATKDWQLARFDDSAWKLKLKKMGDFGSGPWGKPGITTRSGGVDLEELAENITIAKDFKVELLYEVPANEQGSWVSLTTDGKGRLLASDQGDKGLYRITVTEGAEEPQVEVEKLQIDLSGAQGMTWHNDALYFHKNGGNLYKVTDTNGDDQFDKAEVLPSERSGGEHGNHAVIVAEDGKHLYVIGGNHAALPPQDSIVRSHVPTWDEDLLLPREWDANGHARGRLAPGGWISKYSPETQQHELISTGYRNQYDIALNRFGDLFTYDADMEWDLGTPWYRPTRINCAVSGSDYGWRSGSGKWPEYYEDSLPAVVNIGPGCPTGVISGQGAKFPAKYQDAIFALDWTFGTIYAIHLTPDGAGYRGEQEAFCYGSPLPLTDAIIGHDGALYFTIGGRGTKSALFRITYTGNESTKPVTGEIAGADARKLRRSLEAFHGKQNPAAIDAAWPHLSSSDRWLRHAARVAIESQPVDQWAAKVFSEKNPQARISGAVALARMGNESHRDALIAALLELKPSELSESQFLGLLRAYSLTFIRLGKPTTEQREQIISVLDPYLPNKSKNINTELVRVLVYLEAPNVISKAINLIADRGEPEVPDWTELAGRNKNYGGRVLAMLKNHPPSHEVNYAFMLRNLRKGWTMDQRRAYIEFINSAAKFPGGNSYAKFLGNLRDEVLGYLNNADRAALADISGENFNPVPDFEITPPKGPGKTWTIGEASQNTSGGKLKSASFENGRNLFHSMRCAACHRFDGLGGDVGPDLTTVKNKFDARYILESIIEPSKVISDQYQSSMVLTEDGRSLIGLIAKDGDNVIVYPADAKAKPITLSADQVDEILPSSISQMPKDMMNALNGDEIRDLMAYLLSGGDPKSRVYQK